In Chitinivorax sp. B, a single genomic region encodes these proteins:
- a CDS encoding RHS repeat-associated core domain-containing protein, with amino-acid sequence KRLTWRWESEAFGNTLPDQDADKNGSQFVYNLRFPGQYWDNSIKLSHNWYRTYNPETGRYVQSDPIGLDGGLNTYGYVEGNPLIGVDAQGLFMGRVAQYYPSTITPPGASPGGLSPTVNPWAPSTADPRAASACSGGWSYGKCYPSIGPNPEPTSQMPGGNATTKAPYTHPQEAEARNVQPDVFACIGGGNGKKNHCGEIANAIKVLKAQIAWRKTDLNPESSSYMSHKIWIDKTLSPKLEELERFYRDACQ; translated from the coding sequence AAACGCCTGACCTGGCGTTGGGAAAGCGAAGCCTTTGGCAATACCCTGCCGGATCAAGATGCGGACAAGAACGGCAGCCAGTTCGTGTATAACCTGCGCTTCCCGGGGCAGTACTGGGACAACAGCATCAAGCTGAGTCATAACTGGTATCGGACCTATAATCCGGAAACGGGGCGGTATGTTCAGAGTGATCCGATTGGGTTAGATGGTGGGTTGAATACCTATGGGTATGTGGAGGGAAACCCTTTAATTGGTGTTGATGCACAAGGGTTATTTATGGGGCGAGTTGCTCAATACTACCCCAGTACAATTACACCTCCAGGTGCATCTCCAGGCGGTTTGTCACCGACAGTAAATCCCTGGGCGCCATCGACAGCTGATCCACGGGCCGCCAGTGCATGCAGTGGGGGATGGAGCTACGGAAAGTGTTACCCTTCTATTGGTCCCAATCCAGAGCCAACTAGTCAAATGCCGGGAGGCAATGCCACCACTAAGGCTCCATATACGCATCCACAAGAAGCAGAGGCAAGAAACGTCCAGCCGGATGTGTTTGCTTGTATTGGGGGCGGAAACGGCAAGAAAAATCATTGCGGTGAAATTGCCAATGCCATTAAAGTTCTTAAAGCTCAGATTGCTTGGCGGAAAACAGACTTGAATCCAGAGTCGTCATCTTACATGAGCCACAAAATATGGATTGATAAGACGTTGAGTCCCAAGCTTGAAGAGCTTGAAAGGTTCTACCGTGACGCATGCCAGTAA